The Brevibacillus brevis genome contains a region encoding:
- a CDS encoding AbgT family transporter yields the protein MAKGTNVQADLMKQKGILKWIETVGNKLPHPFVLFIILCGVLMVVSAILAAMDFSVIHPAKGEEVAVKSLLSVEGIHWILTSMLKNFIEFPALGLVLAMTLGIGLAEKIGLLTTVLRKMMAGIPASVVSYAIVFVGILGNLASDAAMVIIPPLGGLVFLAMGRHPIAGFAAGMAGVSSGFTANFFIAGTDALLAGISTEVAKTIDPNAMVTPVDNWFFMSASVVILAFFGGWITDKIIEPRLGTYHGDRNVQFEEVTPQENKALRKAGIAALIFVVIVGLLVVPEGSLLRDPKTGDFLTSPFLKGIIPIILLFFVTVSFVYGRAMGLIKTSRDIPHYMSEAIKDMSGFIVLAFTAAQFIAFFNWSNIGILMAVNGAELMTNMGLTGLPIIIAFTLFTGVCSLFITSGSALWAILAPVFMPMLMLLDYNPAFIQVAYRIADSATNTISPVNPYIPLFLAFYQKYNKNAGMGTIFSTMTPFAIVFLVVWILQLTAWYFLDLPFGPGVYAR from the coding sequence ATGGCGAAAGGCACGAATGTGCAAGCAGATCTGATGAAGCAAAAAGGTATCTTAAAATGGATTGAAACGGTAGGGAATAAACTCCCGCATCCATTTGTACTGTTCATTATTTTGTGTGGCGTATTGATGGTAGTCTCTGCAATCCTCGCAGCCATGGATTTTTCGGTTATACATCCTGCAAAAGGCGAAGAGGTTGCCGTTAAGAGTTTGCTTAGCGTCGAAGGTATTCACTGGATTTTAACAAGTATGCTGAAAAACTTTATTGAATTTCCAGCGCTTGGTCTCGTTCTGGCGATGACGCTTGGAATTGGACTGGCAGAAAAAATCGGTCTTTTGACGACAGTTCTACGCAAAATGATGGCAGGCATTCCGGCATCGGTTGTCAGCTATGCGATTGTCTTTGTCGGTATTTTGGGAAATCTTGCTTCTGATGCAGCCATGGTTATTATTCCTCCGCTTGGAGGTCTCGTGTTCTTGGCAATGGGGCGTCACCCGATTGCAGGCTTTGCAGCTGGTATGGCTGGTGTATCCTCCGGTTTTACAGCGAACTTTTTTATTGCGGGTACAGATGCTCTCTTGGCAGGGATCAGTACCGAAGTAGCGAAAACGATTGATCCGAATGCAATGGTTACACCAGTAGATAACTGGTTCTTCATGTCCGCTTCCGTTGTGATCCTCGCCTTCTTTGGAGGATGGATTACCGATAAAATTATCGAACCACGTCTTGGCACGTATCACGGCGATCGAAACGTACAATTCGAAGAAGTAACTCCACAAGAAAACAAAGCACTGCGCAAAGCTGGTATCGCAGCGTTGATTTTCGTGGTCATTGTCGGATTGCTGGTCGTTCCAGAAGGTTCACTGTTGCGTGATCCAAAGACAGGTGACTTCTTGACATCACCGTTTTTGAAAGGGATCATTCCCATCATCCTGTTGTTCTTCGTGACCGTATCGTTTGTGTATGGTAGAGCAATGGGACTGATTAAAACATCCAGGGACATTCCGCACTACATGTCCGAAGCCATCAAGGATATGTCCGGCTTTATTGTGTTAGCGTTTACAGCAGCGCAGTTCATCGCGTTCTTTAACTGGAGCAACATTGGTATCTTAATGGCTGTCAATGGCGCAGAACTCATGACAAACATGGGCTTGACAGGCTTGCCGATCATTATTGCCTTTACACTCTTCACAGGTGTCTGTAGCTTGTTTATCACGAGTGGTTCAGCGCTGTGGGCGATCCTTGCACCTGTATTCATGCCAATGCTGATGCTGTTGGATTACAATCCGGCGTTTATCCAAGTCGCTTATCGGATTGCGGACTCTGCAACCAATACGATCTCACCTGTGAATCCGTACATCCCGCTCTTCCTGGCTTTCTATCAGAAGTATAATAAGAATGCAGGAATGGGAACGATTTTCTCTACCATGACTCCATTTGCAATCGTTTTCCTGGTCGTTTGGATCTTGCAATTGACAGCATGGTACTTCCTGGACCTCCCATTTGGTCCTGGCGTA
- the sda gene encoding sporulation histidine kinase inhibitor Sda — protein sequence MKYLSDQMLIEVYHRAVDLQLDAAFIELLREELQHRNIRITQFSA from the coding sequence GTGAAATACTTAAGTGACCAAATGTTGATAGAAGTATATCATCGAGCTGTCGACCTTCAACTAGATGCAGCTTTTATCGAATTGCTTCGCGAAGAACTACAGCATCGGAATATCCGTATCACGCAGTTCAGCGCCTAA
- a CDS encoding molybdopterin-binding protein, translated as MSDVIVFKGAIAFPITLDPTVWVFDERKFDLKTYSGEDDSSLATQAKYLHGTGTQWDKELREGATLPSERKSLAEERKVLEGEYGIRLDPFITNAEPLPEVTHVRLHREDQEAIVLPLAEARRAILQFSKDGKPIKEDGPVYFYLPEVLLANEAPIKGITALEFITEQA; from the coding sequence ATGTCTGATGTTATCGTGTTCAAAGGGGCCATTGCTTTCCCTATTACATTGGATCCAACCGTTTGGGTTTTTGATGAACGCAAATTCGATCTGAAAACATACTCGGGTGAAGATGATAGCTCCCTAGCTACGCAAGCAAAGTATTTGCATGGCACAGGGACGCAGTGGGATAAGGAATTGCGCGAGGGGGCTACGCTTCCTTCGGAACGAAAAAGCTTAGCCGAAGAACGTAAAGTGCTCGAAGGCGAGTACGGAATCCGTCTCGATCCCTTCATTACAAACGCTGAGCCCCTACCAGAGGTGACTCATGTTCGTCTTCACCGCGAGGATCAGGAAGCGATCGTTCTTCCCCTTGCAGAGGCAAGAAGAGCCATCCTGCAATTCTCCAAAGACGGCAAGCCTATTAAAGAGGATGGTCCTGTGTACTTTTATTTGCCGGAAGTGTTGCTGGCAAATGAAGCACCGATCAAAGGAATTACTGCTTTGGAGTTTATTACCGAGCAAGCGTAA